One segment of Acidimicrobiales bacterium DNA contains the following:
- a CDS encoding neocarzinostatin apoprotein domain-containing protein: protein MRHPWPRRRLALAVTAVALVVAAGLPAVPASAGVSTPAAAAFSVTPNTLLLNNQLVTAAGTGYPAGTQIGIVQCKTDPGGPQGCDLSRLDYVTSDGAGAFSVGYQVKRVIRVGTDSVDCATAGACIVGAGVVPDGVPAANAAIQFDPSQPLPPPPSLAVAPNTDLVDRQIVTVTGGGFDPGAGVGVIQCRTGAGGAEDCDFNTLRFFPADPDGGFSSPFTVRRLIRVGTETIDCAQPDACEIGAGQDPTLGARAPISFDPDAPLAPPPVASVTPSTGLSDGQRVDVTGAGWEPNSGIYVIQCKVGGPDDGSSCDLDSLITAPSDATGSFTTTFEVQAVISTQSGQVDCAAASGTCMIAVVWPPDPGTAVTTPLSFGDDPPPPDGGPGSPPGSTPLVTPKFTG, encoded by the coding sequence ATGAGGCATCCGTGGCCACGTCGCCGACTCGCGCTGGCGGTCACCGCCGTGGCCCTCGTCGTCGCCGCCGGACTCCCGGCCGTCCCCGCGTCAGCCGGTGTGTCCACTCCCGCCGCTGCGGCATTCAGCGTCACCCCGAACACGCTCCTGCTCAACAACCAGCTCGTGACTGCCGCCGGCACCGGCTATCCCGCCGGCACCCAGATCGGGATCGTCCAGTGCAAGACCGACCCGGGTGGCCCGCAGGGCTGCGACCTCTCGAGGCTCGACTACGTCACTTCTGATGGGGCCGGGGCGTTCTCGGTCGGGTATCAGGTCAAGCGAGTGATCAGGGTCGGCACCGACTCGGTCGACTGCGCCACCGCGGGAGCCTGCATCGTGGGCGCAGGGGTCGTGCCCGACGGTGTCCCCGCCGCCAACGCCGCCATCCAGTTCGACCCCTCCCAACCCCTACCGCCGCCGCCATCGCTGGCCGTCGCTCCGAACACGGATCTCGTGGATCGCCAGATCGTGACGGTGACGGGTGGCGGCTTCGACCCGGGGGCGGGCGTCGGGGTCATCCAGTGCCGCACTGGGGCGGGCGGGGCCGAGGACTGCGACTTCAACACCCTCCGCTTCTTCCCCGCCGACCCCGATGGCGGCTTCTCCTCCCCGTTCACGGTCCGTCGCCTCATCCGGGTGGGGACCGAAACCATCGACTGTGCCCAGCCCGACGCGTGCGAGATCGGCGCAGGGCAGGACCCGACGCTCGGCGCCCGGGCCCCGATCTCCTTCGACCCCGATGCCCCCCTCGCCCCACCCCCCGTCGCCAGCGTCACTCCGTCTACCGGCCTGTCGGACGGACAGCGGGTCGACGTGACCGGAGCAGGGTGGGAGCCGAACAGCGGGATCTACGTGATCCAGTGCAAAGTCGGCGGTCCCGATGACGGCAGCTCGTGCGATCTCGACTCGCTCATCACTGCACCCTCGGATGCGACCGGGAGCTTCACCACCACGTTCGAGGTCCAGGCAGTCATCAGCACCCAGTCAGGGCAGGTCGACTGCGCGGCCGCATCCGGCACCTGCATGATCGCCGTCGTGTGGCCACCAGATCCGGGGACAGCGGTCACCACCCCGCTGAGCTTCGGTGACGACCCTCCCCCACCCGACGGCGGACCAGGTAGCCCCCCGGGTTCAACGCCGCTGGTGACCCCCAAGTTTACCGGCTAA
- a CDS encoding CoA transferase, which translates to MTGSAGPRDALGDLRVVDLSTVLAGPGCARHLADFGADVVKVERPGTGDTVRSMGWRDPDDDVTLFWKLVGRGKRSVVLDLATDAGRRDLRRLVATADVLVENMRPGKLEALGLVPEELIAEHPSLVITRVTGFGQTGPYAGRPGFATLAEALSGFAAVNGEPDGQPLLPPIALTDEVTAIVAAFATMVAVHSGVGQVVDVSLLETMLQLMGALPSAWATLGYEQPRLGSGIPYSVPRGTYRCADGRWVAISTTAEPVARRMMALVGAGDDERFQSFEGRVAHRTEVDDLVAAWVGKRTLEEVLAEAEAAEAAAAPVYGQADVAADPHLLAREALIEVDGVRMQDVIARLSATPGRVRFPARGLGADTAEVLAELDEDAEVGNR; encoded by the coding sequence GTGACCGGGTCGGCCGGCCCCCGAGACGCACTCGGTGACCTGCGCGTCGTCGACCTCTCCACCGTGCTGGCCGGGCCCGGCTGCGCCCGGCACCTGGCCGACTTCGGCGCCGACGTGGTGAAGGTCGAGCGACCCGGCACCGGCGACACCGTCCGGTCGATGGGCTGGCGCGACCCGGACGACGACGTGACCCTGTTCTGGAAGTTGGTCGGGCGGGGCAAGCGCAGCGTCGTGCTCGACCTGGCCACCGATGCCGGTCGTCGCGACCTGCGCCGCCTGGTGGCCACTGCCGACGTGCTCGTCGAGAACATGCGGCCGGGCAAGCTCGAGGCGCTGGGGTTGGTGCCCGAGGAGCTGATCGCCGAGCACCCCAGTCTGGTGATCACCCGGGTCACCGGGTTCGGCCAGACCGGTCCCTACGCGGGCCGCCCCGGTTTCGCCACCCTCGCCGAGGCGCTCTCGGGGTTCGCCGCCGTGAACGGCGAGCCCGACGGCCAGCCCCTGCTCCCGCCCATCGCGCTCACCGACGAGGTGACCGCGATCGTTGCCGCGTTCGCAACCATGGTCGCCGTGCACTCCGGGGTGGGCCAGGTGGTCGACGTGAGCCTGCTCGAGACGATGCTCCAGCTGATGGGGGCCCTGCCGTCGGCGTGGGCCACGCTCGGCTACGAGCAGCCCCGCCTCGGGTCGGGCATCCCGTACAGCGTTCCGCGAGGCACCTACCGCTGCGCCGACGGTCGCTGGGTGGCGATCTCCACCACGGCCGAGCCGGTGGCCCGGCGGATGATGGCGCTGGTGGGGGCAGGCGACGACGAGCGGTTCCAGAGCTTCGAGGGTCGTGTGGCCCACCGGACAGAGGTCGACGACCTCGTTGCCGCCTGGGTCGGTAAGCGCACCCTGGAGGAGGTGCTGGCCGAGGCCGAGGCCGCGGAGGCCGCGGCAGCGCCGGTGTACGGCCAGGCCGACGTGGCCGCCGACCCCCACCTGCTGGCCCGGGAGGCGCTGATCGAGGTCGACGGGGTTCGCATGCAGGACGTCATCGCCCGCCTGTCCGCCACCCCGGGTCGGGTCCGCTTCCCGGCTCGGGGCCTCGGTGCCGACACTGCCGAGGTACTCGCCGAGCTCGACGAAGACGCGGAAGTTGGCAATCGTTAG
- a CDS encoding metallophosphoesterase has product MELTTVADDHAVVHDGLEVRRYDDLEPDTVYEYDGFVFRTLARPPGERLSTIATVNDVHFGETECGVMDGLEMGPTFSVPDGAEPYPETMNRGAIHEIEQIAPDAVIVKGDLTSDGTQEQYHDFLDFYGEAFGDLLTHVRGNHESYGGGDLAAIPTQRVDLPGVTVALLDTSMAGHAGGRVTGEQLAWLHDLAAEADRPVLLMGHHHVWSPDSSTRADTYFGIDPDSSERLIEVVAAHRAIRGYFAGHTHRNRVRHISISREIPWVEVASVKDFPGAWAEYRVYEGGILQVFHRISTPEALVWTEQTRGMFGGMYFGYAFGELGDRCFAMSAAPS; this is encoded by the coding sequence ATGGAGCTGACGACCGTCGCCGACGACCACGCGGTGGTCCACGACGGGCTCGAGGTGCGCCGCTACGACGACCTCGAGCCCGACACGGTCTACGAGTACGACGGATTCGTGTTCCGCACGTTGGCCCGCCCGCCCGGTGAGCGGCTCTCGACGATCGCCACCGTCAACGACGTGCACTTCGGCGAGACCGAGTGCGGCGTGATGGACGGCCTCGAGATGGGTCCCACGTTCAGCGTCCCCGACGGCGCCGAGCCGTACCCGGAGACCATGAACCGCGGTGCCATCCACGAGATCGAGCAGATCGCGCCCGACGCCGTGATCGTCAAGGGCGACCTGACCTCCGACGGGACCCAGGAGCAGTACCACGACTTCCTCGACTTCTACGGTGAGGCCTTCGGCGACCTGCTCACCCACGTGCGGGGCAACCACGAGAGCTACGGCGGTGGCGACCTCGCCGCGATCCCGACCCAGCGCGTCGACCTGCCCGGGGTGACCGTGGCGCTGCTCGACACGTCCATGGCGGGCCACGCCGGTGGCCGGGTCACCGGCGAGCAGCTCGCCTGGCTGCACGACCTCGCCGCCGAGGCCGACCGGCCCGTGCTCTTGATGGGCCACCACCACGTGTGGAGCCCCGACTCGTCGACCCGGGCCGACACCTACTTCGGGATCGACCCCGATTCCTCCGAGCGGCTCATCGAGGTCGTGGCCGCCCACCGCGCCATCCGCGGCTACTTCGCGGGGCACACCCATCGCAACCGGGTCCGCCACATCAGCATCAGCCGGGAGATCCCCTGGGTCGAGGTGGCCAGCGTGAAGGACTTCCCCGGGGCGTGGGCCGAGTACCGGGTGTACGAGGGCGGGATCCTCCAGGTGTTCCACCGGATCTCAACGCCCGAAGCCCTCGTCTGGACCGAGCAGACGCGTGGGATGTTCGGGGGGATGTACTTCGGCTACGCCTTCGGTGAGCTCGGCGACCGTTGCTTCGCGATGTCCGCCGCCCCCTCGTGA
- a CDS encoding acyl-CoA carboxylase subunit beta, which yields MSERTMQDRLADLSERKEQALHAGSDRSVERQHAKGKLLARERIDYLLDEGSFHELDMLARHRAHDSGIEERPYSDGVVTGWGTIDGRKVFIFSQDFTVFGGALGEVFAEKIHKVMDLALSVGAPLIGLNDGAGARIQEGVVSLASYGGIFHRNVLASGVTPQISVILGPCAGGAVYSPAMTDFIFMVDETSHMFITGPDVVKTVTGEEVTLEELGGAKSHATKSGVATFVSPDEKSCLDDVRYLFGFLPSNNLEMPPIDGPADSPDRLCPELVDLMPASPNIPYDMKKVIESVVDDGDFFEYFPRWAGSIVCGFARVDGQPVGVVGNQPMVLAGVLDIESSEKAARFVRTCDAFNIPLLTFVDVPGFLPGVDQEYGGIIRHGAKLLYAFCESTVPRIQVITRKAYGGAYVVMNSKSIGADLAFAWPSAELAVMGPQGAVEILYRRELEGSADPVKRRAELVDDYTERYANPYVAAERGFVDDVIDPAETRRKVVAGFEMLKSKREELPQRKHGNVPL from the coding sequence ATGTCGGAACGAACCATGCAGGACCGGCTCGCGGATCTGAGCGAGCGCAAGGAGCAGGCCCTGCACGCGGGCTCGGATCGCTCGGTCGAACGTCAGCACGCCAAGGGCAAGCTCCTGGCCCGCGAGCGCATCGACTACCTCCTCGACGAGGGCTCGTTCCACGAGCTCGACATGCTGGCCCGCCACCGCGCCCACGACAGCGGCATCGAGGAGCGGCCCTACAGCGACGGCGTCGTCACCGGCTGGGGCACCATCGACGGTCGCAAGGTCTTCATCTTCTCCCAGGACTTCACGGTCTTCGGTGGCGCCCTCGGCGAGGTGTTCGCCGAGAAGATCCACAAGGTCATGGACCTCGCCCTGTCGGTCGGGGCGCCGCTCATCGGCCTCAACGACGGCGCCGGCGCCCGCATCCAGGAAGGCGTGGTGTCGCTGGCCAGCTACGGCGGCATCTTCCACCGCAACGTGCTCGCCTCCGGCGTCACCCCGCAGATCTCGGTGATCCTCGGGCCGTGCGCCGGCGGCGCCGTCTACAGCCCGGCCATGACCGACTTCATCTTCATGGTCGACGAGACGTCCCACATGTTCATCACCGGGCCCGACGTGGTGAAGACGGTGACCGGCGAGGAGGTCACCCTCGAGGAGCTGGGCGGCGCGAAGAGCCACGCCACCAAGTCCGGGGTGGCCACGTTCGTGTCGCCCGACGAGAAGTCCTGCCTCGACGACGTGCGCTACCTCTTCGGGTTCCTGCCGTCGAACAACCTCGAGATGCCGCCCATCGACGGCCCCGCCGACTCGCCCGACCGCCTGTGCCCCGAGCTCGTCGACCTCATGCCGGCCAGCCCCAACATCCCCTACGACATGAAGAAGGTCATCGAGTCGGTGGTCGACGACGGCGACTTCTTCGAGTACTTCCCTCGTTGGGCGGGCAGCATCGTGTGCGGCTTCGCCCGGGTGGACGGCCAGCCGGTCGGCGTGGTGGGCAACCAGCCGATGGTCCTCGCAGGCGTGCTCGACATCGAGTCCTCGGAGAAGGCCGCCCGCTTCGTGCGCACCTGCGACGCCTTCAACATCCCGCTGCTCACCTTCGTCGACGTGCCCGGGTTCCTGCCCGGCGTCGACCAGGAGTACGGCGGCATCATCCGCCACGGCGCCAAGCTGCTGTACGCCTTCTGCGAGTCGACGGTGCCCCGCATCCAGGTCATCACCCGCAAGGCCTACGGCGGGGCGTACGTGGTCATGAACTCCAAGTCCATCGGCGCCGACCTCGCCTTCGCGTGGCCGTCGGCCGAGCTCGCCGTGATGGGCCCGCAGGGGGCGGTCGAGATCCTGTACCGCCGCGAGCTCGAGGGGTCGGCCGACCCGGTGAAGCGGCGGGCCGAGCTCGTCGACGACTACACCGAGCGCTACGCCAACCCCTACGTCGCCGCCGAGCGGGGCTTCGTCGACGACGTCATCGACCCCGCGGAGACCCGCCGCAAGGTGGTCGCCGGGTTCGAGATGCTCAAGTCCAAGCGTGAAGAGCTGCCGCAGCGCAAGCACGGCAACGTGCCGCTGTGA
- a CDS encoding ATP-dependent DNA ligase yields MDLPVMPPVSPMLAKASPSLPEGDGWWFEPKWDGFRCIVFRDLDEIVLGSRNEKPLTRYFPELAEALRRELPERCVVDGEIVIATPDGLDFDALQQRIHPAESRVARLAAETPASFVAFDLLALGDQSLLDWPMRDRRRALELALDGARTPLHLTPGTTDREVAADWFVRFEGAGLDGVMAKALDGTYTPDKRTQTKVKHKRTCDAVVAGYRRHKSGDGIGSLLLGLYDDDATLHHVGVATSFTAARRAELVDELAPYEADALVGHPWREWGNVEAHGDGSGRMPGAPSRWNATKDMTWSPLRIELVAEVAYEHLQGDRFRHATRLVRFRPDRDPASCTYDQLEQVVPYELHRIFAL; encoded by the coding sequence GTGGACCTGCCGGTGATGCCGCCCGTCTCACCGATGCTGGCCAAGGCCTCCCCCTCGCTGCCCGAGGGCGACGGCTGGTGGTTCGAGCCCAAGTGGGACGGCTTCCGCTGCATCGTCTTCCGCGACCTCGACGAGATCGTGCTGGGCAGCCGCAACGAGAAGCCCCTCACCCGCTACTTCCCGGAGCTGGCCGAGGCCCTGCGGCGCGAGCTGCCGGAGCGGTGCGTGGTCGACGGCGAGATCGTGATCGCCACTCCCGACGGCCTCGATTTCGACGCCCTCCAGCAGCGCATCCACCCCGCCGAGTCGCGGGTGGCCCGTCTGGCCGCCGAGACGCCGGCCAGCTTCGTGGCCTTCGACCTGTTGGCCCTCGGTGACCAGTCCCTCCTCGACTGGCCCATGCGCGACCGCCGTCGCGCCCTCGAGCTGGCCCTCGACGGCGCCCGAACCCCGCTGCACCTCACCCCCGGCACCACCGACCGGGAGGTGGCCGCCGACTGGTTCGTGCGCTTCGAGGGCGCCGGCCTCGACGGGGTGATGGCCAAGGCCCTCGACGGCACGTACACCCCCGACAAGCGCACGCAGACGAAGGTGAAGCACAAGCGGACCTGCGACGCCGTGGTGGCCGGCTACCGGCGGCACAAGAGCGGCGACGGCATCGGGTCGTTGCTGCTGGGTCTGTACGACGACGACGCCACGTTGCACCACGTCGGTGTGGCCACGTCGTTCACGGCGGCCCGCCGGGCCGAGCTCGTCGACGAACTGGCACCGTACGAGGCCGACGCGCTCGTCGGTCACCCGTGGCGCGAGTGGGGCAACGTCGAGGCCCACGGCGACGGCAGCGGGCGCATGCCAGGGGCGCCCAGCCGCTGGAACGCCACCAAGGACATGACGTGGAGCCCGTTGCGCATCGAGCTGGTGGCCGAGGTGGCCTACGAGCACCTCCAGGGCGACCGGTTCCGCCACGCCACCCGACTCGTGCGGTTCCGCCCCGACCGCGACCCCGCGTCATGCACGTACGACCAGCTCGAACAGGTCGTGCCCTACGAGCTGCACCGCATCTTCGCCCTCTGA
- a CDS encoding DNA polymerase domain-containing protein yields the protein MASPFTTVEVSGREVKVTNPDKVFFSARGETKLDLVEHYLLVGEGALRGVHLRPTVLKRFPDGAEGKMFFQKRVPKSRPEWLQTATVAFPSGRTAEELCPTDLAHVIWAANLGCLDLNPWAVRRFDLDHPDELRVDLDPQPGVPFSAVREVAAVVHDVLTEHGLVGWPKTSGSRGIHVNVRIVARWDFLEVRRAALALAREVERRVPHLATSKWWKEERGDRVFLDYNQNARDRTVASVYSVRNNPEARVSAPFRWDELHAVELGDFTIASMPARWAEVGDLEAAMDDQAFSLRPLLDLAARDEAGGLGDAPWPPNFPKQEGEPTRVQPSRARPHPT from the coding sequence ATGGCCAGCCCGTTCACGACGGTCGAGGTGTCGGGTCGGGAGGTGAAGGTCACCAACCCGGACAAGGTCTTCTTCTCGGCGCGTGGGGAGACCAAGCTCGACCTCGTCGAGCACTACCTGCTCGTCGGTGAGGGGGCGCTGCGTGGCGTCCACCTCCGACCGACGGTGCTGAAGCGCTTCCCCGACGGCGCAGAGGGGAAGATGTTCTTCCAGAAGCGGGTACCGAAGAGCCGGCCGGAGTGGCTGCAGACAGCCACCGTCGCCTTCCCGAGCGGCCGCACCGCCGAGGAGCTGTGCCCGACCGACCTCGCCCACGTGATCTGGGCGGCAAACCTGGGGTGTCTCGACCTGAACCCGTGGGCGGTGCGGCGCTTCGACCTCGACCACCCCGACGAGCTGCGCGTCGACCTCGACCCACAGCCCGGCGTGCCCTTCTCGGCGGTCCGCGAGGTGGCCGCCGTGGTGCACGACGTGCTCACCGAGCACGGGTTGGTGGGGTGGCCCAAGACCTCCGGTTCGCGGGGCATCCACGTGAACGTCCGGATCGTCGCCCGTTGGGACTTCCTGGAGGTGCGCCGTGCCGCCCTCGCCCTGGCCCGCGAGGTCGAGCGGCGCGTCCCCCACCTGGCCACCTCGAAGTGGTGGAAGGAGGAACGAGGCGACCGCGTCTTCCTCGACTACAACCAGAACGCCCGGGACCGGACGGTGGCGTCGGTGTACTCGGTGCGCAACAACCCCGAGGCCCGGGTGTCGGCGCCCTTCCGCTGGGACGAGCTGCACGCCGTGGAGCTGGGCGACTTCACCATCGCCTCCATGCCCGCCCGGTGGGCCGAGGTCGGCGACCTCGAGGCGGCGATGGACGACCAGGCTTTCAGCCTCCGTCCCCTGCTCGATCTGGCCGCTCGCGACGAGGCCGGCGGGCTCGGCGACGCCCCCTGGCCGCCGAACTTCCCGAAGCAGGAGGGCGAGCCGACCCGGGTCCAGCCCAGCCGGGCCCGACCCCACCCGACCTGA
- the tatA gene encoding twin-arginine translocase TatA/TatE family subunit, with translation MSLGAPEILIGLLVIVLLFGATKLPKLARSLGSAKGEFEKGLKDGEKLADDAPTDPKA, from the coding sequence ATGAGTTTGGGCGCACCCGAGATCCTGATCGGTCTCCTCGTCATCGTGTTGCTGTTCGGGGCCACGAAGCTGCCGAAGCTGGCCCGCTCCCTCGGCTCGGCCAAGGGCGAGTTCGAAAAGGGCCTGAAGGACGGCGAGAAGCTGGCCGACGACGCCCCGACCGACCCGAAGGCCTGA
- a CDS encoding twin-arginine translocase TatA/TatE family subunit, producing the protein MNLGAPEILIGLLVIALLFGGAKLPKLARSLGSAKGEFEKGVKEGEKLSEEAKKASSSGETPTDTPTDTT; encoded by the coding sequence ATGAACCTCGGAGCCCCGGAGATCCTGATCGGACTCCTCGTGATCGCCCTGCTGTTCGGGGGCGCCAAGCTGCCGAAGCTGGCCCGCTCCCTCGGCTCGGCCAAGGGCGAGTTCGAAAAGGGCGTCAAGGAGGGCGAGAAGCTCAGCGAAGAGGCGAAGAAGGCCTCGTCGTCCGGCGAGACACCCACCGACACCCCCACCGACACCACCTAG
- a CDS encoding flap endonuclease, which yields MRVHLVDGTYELFRYHFALPSHVTAGGREVAATRGVLGSMLGLLEDGATHVGIATDHVIESFRNDLWSGYKTSAGMPPELLSQFPLLEEALVAAGFTVFPMVEFEADDALGAAAVVAAADPEVDQVLICTPDKDLGQCVVGDRVVQLDRRKGVIYDAAGVEEKFGVPPTSIPDYLALVGDSADGFPGLPGWGAKSAATVLARYGHLEEIPSLAGDWDITVRGGAKLAATLHDQMDLAVLFRRIATIEVDAPTVDSVAELAWTGPHDSLADLAVTLEAPGLVARAERLARARS from the coding sequence ATGAGGGTCCATCTGGTCGACGGCACCTACGAGCTGTTCCGCTACCACTTCGCCCTGCCGTCCCACGTGACCGCCGGGGGCCGTGAGGTCGCCGCCACCCGGGGGGTGCTCGGCTCCATGCTCGGGCTGTTGGAGGACGGCGCCACCCACGTGGGCATCGCCACCGACCACGTGATCGAGTCGTTCCGCAACGACCTGTGGTCCGGCTACAAGACCAGTGCCGGCATGCCGCCCGAGCTGCTCTCGCAGTTCCCGCTGCTCGAGGAGGCGCTGGTGGCCGCCGGCTTCACGGTGTTCCCGATGGTCGAGTTCGAGGCCGATGACGCCCTCGGGGCGGCTGCCGTGGTCGCGGCCGCCGACCCGGAGGTCGACCAGGTGCTCATCTGCACCCCCGACAAGGACCTCGGGCAGTGCGTCGTCGGCGACCGCGTCGTCCAACTCGACCGTCGCAAGGGCGTGATCTACGACGCCGCCGGCGTCGAGGAGAAGTTCGGGGTCCCGCCCACGTCGATTCCCGACTACCTGGCCCTCGTCGGCGACAGCGCCGACGGCTTCCCCGGTCTTCCCGGGTGGGGCGCCAAGTCGGCGGCGACGGTGCTGGCCCGCTACGGCCACCTCGAGGAGATCCCAAGCCTGGCGGGGGACTGGGACATCACGGTGCGCGGGGGCGCCAAGCTGGCCGCGACGCTCCACGACCAGATGGACCTCGCCGTGCTGTTCCGGCGCATCGCCACCATCGAGGTCGACGCCCCGACCGTCGACTCGGTGGCCGAGCTGGCCTGGACGGGACCGCACGACTCGCTGGCCGACCTGGCCGTCACGCTCGAGGCGCCGGGCCTCGTCGCCCGGGCCGAGCGCCTGGCGCGAGCCCGATCCTGA
- a CDS encoding SHOCT domain-containing protein, whose product MPGLLRGVARTAVVAGTATAVSGRVQRRQAEKYADRDASIYAQREQAYEQQVAPAAAPPPPVAPAAAADSLIDQLQKLGDLKAQGILTEAEFEAQKAKLLAG is encoded by the coding sequence ATGCCAGGACTGCTGAGGGGTGTGGCCCGCACTGCGGTGGTCGCCGGGACCGCCACGGCGGTGAGCGGCCGAGTGCAGCGCCGCCAGGCCGAGAAGTATGCCGACCGCGATGCGTCGATCTACGCGCAGCGCGAGCAGGCCTACGAACAGCAGGTGGCTCCGGCCGCCGCCCCGCCGCCGCCGGTCGCGCCGGCCGCAGCCGCCGACAGCCTCATCGACCAGCTCCAGAAGCTCGGCGACCTGAAGGCCCAGGGCATCCTGACCGAGGCCGAGTTCGAGGCCCAGAAGGCCAAGCTCCTCGCCGGCTGA
- a CDS encoding DUF6325 family protein — MTETDVHGPIDFVLLEFDGSGPLDETAGALMDLVDRGTVAVYDLVAVRKEADGTFSGIALDEIGSSFAAFEGARSGLLGDDDLAEAADALEPGTVAVLIVYENTWARPFVGAALRAGGQMVATARIPAQDVIDALDALDALDA; from the coding sequence ATGACCGAGACCGACGTCCACGGCCCCATCGACTTCGTCCTGCTCGAGTTCGACGGCAGCGGGCCCCTCGACGAGACGGCCGGCGCACTCATGGACCTCGTCGACCGGGGGACCGTGGCGGTCTACGACCTGGTGGCCGTCCGCAAGGAGGCCGACGGCACGTTCTCGGGCATCGCCCTCGACGAGATCGGGAGTTCGTTCGCGGCCTTCGAGGGGGCCCGGTCGGGGCTCCTCGGCGACGACGATCTCGCCGAGGCCGCCGATGCCCTCGAACCGGGCACCGTCGCCGTGCTGATCGTCTACGAGAACACCTGGGCCAGGCCCTTCGTCGGGGCCGCCCTGCGGGCAGGGGGCCAGATGGTGGCCACCGCCCGGATCCCCGCTCAGGACGTCATCGACGCGCTGGACGCGCTCGACGCGCTCGACGCCTGA
- a CDS encoding carbonic anhydrase, with protein sequence MSILSEVLDANAAYVESFGEKAGLALPPARRFAILTCMDARLDPAKYAGLAEGDAHVIRNAGGRASDDAIRSLVISYKLLGTREWFVIHHTDCGMEFFTDEIMRGLLASSLETAALGPDGFTDVGTGPGSAEGAYVDWLTISDQTQAVVDDVERIRRHPLVPGGIPIHGYVYDVRSGRLLEVEAATAAGRAS encoded by the coding sequence ATGTCGATCCTGTCCGAAGTGCTCGACGCCAACGCCGCCTACGTCGAGTCGTTCGGCGAGAAGGCCGGGCTCGCTCTGCCCCCCGCCCGTCGGTTCGCCATCCTCACCTGCATGGACGCCCGCCTCGACCCGGCGAAGTACGCCGGGCTCGCCGAGGGCGACGCCCACGTGATCCGCAACGCCGGGGGACGGGCCAGCGACGACGCCATCCGGTCGTTGGTCATCTCCTACAAGCTCCTCGGCACCCGGGAGTGGTTCGTGATCCATCACACCGACTGCGGGATGGAGTTCTTCACCGACGAGATCATGCGGGGCCTGCTGGCCAGCTCGCTCGAGACCGCCGCCCTCGGACCCGACGGGTTCACCGACGTCGGCACCGGCCCGGGATCCGCCGAGGGGGCCTACGTCGACTGGCTCACGATCTCCGACCAGACCCAGGCCGTCGTCGACGACGTCGAGCGCATCCGCCGCCATCCGCTGGTGCCGGGCGGCATCCCGATCCACGGCTACGTGTACGACGTCCGGTCCGGACGGCTGCTCGAGGTCGAGGCGGCCACAGCCGCCGGCCGAGCGAGCTGA
- a CDS encoding TetR family transcriptional regulator, translating to MPPIRAPRPDPLVVRRAPRADAARNRERILAAAMEVFAADPVATVDEVAAAAGVGRATIHRHFPTRDELRQTVWLRALGHLREALAAADLGEVAPMPALDRMLEVILAESVAYRVLIRVGVEVDTEVDAAFEALLDQVGEVIDRARADGLVDDGLSTAWAADAWSGVVLVALEWVAAGRLDEPAAVDLVRRTVWAGVGTPAARRRAR from the coding sequence GTGCCTCCCATCCGCGCTCCTCGACCGGACCCCCTCGTCGTCCGGCGTGCCCCCCGCGCCGACGCCGCCCGCAACCGGGAGCGGATCCTGGCTGCCGCGATGGAGGTCTTCGCCGCCGATCCCGTCGCCACCGTCGACGAGGTCGCCGCCGCCGCCGGAGTCGGCCGGGCCACCATCCACCGGCACTTCCCGACCCGTGACGAGCTCCGCCAGACCGTGTGGCTCCGGGCCCTCGGGCACCTCCGGGAGGCCCTCGCCGCCGCCGACCTCGGCGAGGTCGCCCCGATGCCCGCTCTCGACCGGATGCTGGAGGTCATCCTGGCCGAATCGGTGGCCTACCGGGTGCTGATCCGGGTGGGGGTGGAGGTCGACACCGAGGTCGACGCCGCCTTCGAGGCCCTGCTGGACCAGGTCGGCGAGGTCATCGATCGCGCCCGGGCCGACGGGCTGGTCGACGACGGCCTGTCGACGGCCTGGGCCGCCGACGCGTGGTCGGGGGTGGTGCTGGTGGCCCTCGAGTGGGTGGCCGCCGGCCGCCTCGACGAACCGGCGGCGGTGGACCTGGTGCGGCGCACCGTGTGGGCCGGGGTGGGCACGCCTGCGGCGCGCCGTCGAGCCCGCTGA